The sequence below is a genomic window from Ipomoea triloba cultivar NCNSP0323 chromosome 10, ASM357664v1.
aattcttgtAGCTTgatctacaaaaaaaaaaattactaacaaaaatatttacataatCCTTATAAAATTGTGGCAATGAATGTTTAAAGTTGATTTATAAAGGCCAGAAATGTTGATCATCTGAAAGGAAGGCATTTGATTGCAAGGAGCCAAAGCGATATTCTGTAACATCATGCCCTTTGTTTGAGGGGTGACAAAGAATCCAATaccaaacacccaaaaaaaaaaactactcttAAACTGAtgaatgctaaaaaaaaaaaaaaaaactaataaattcaATAAACTGATGAACACAACCCATATAGATATTCAATAAACTGATGAATATTAATATGCTAGGATTGATATGATCTTCTCTAAACAAGAATCACCCTTAcatattacatcaataattTCATCTCTAGGCTTAGAGTCATGAACTCCATATCTAAGCTATTGAAGGTctattgtgacaactcagctgcAGTTTTCCTGGCTAAGAATgacaaaagtgggagtcgaagtAAGCACCTCAACATCAAATTCTTAGCTATTAGGGAGCGTGTCAAGAATAAAGTTGTAATCGTTGAACACATTAGTACTGAGTTGATGTTAGCAgatcccttgactaaaggcatgcctctATTTAAATTCAATGATCTTGTTAAAGAAATGGGACTTTCGcccactttgtaatttgtatatacattcagtattcaattttaatgaaattcttaagtttCCCAAAATTAAGTGTCCAAAGTTAGTTTGCATTTAATCATAATGGATGCTACTCGTTTTAAGGAGGACATATCACTATGGCTGGTGTTTTCTAGTTTTAGGGTTATGGagttttgcaccaagtgggagaatgtaacacttaccactattacattattataatataggtagtaattataataattaatgtaatatattatttggtgCATTACTCCCATACAAGCTTCTGTTAATTAAGGTAAATACTGAATGGTGATTGGAAGTGTAATTAGGGAAGGGGTACATTACCATATTGATAGCATATGGttagtataaatagagcccttTTGGTCCTCTCACTGCTTGATCATTCATTCTCTACACCATCAAGAGagggttgagaaagtgagaaaAACTATATTGTTACTCTACAACAGTCCCGTGACTACACAACCTTCATCAACTGgaagctatggctggaggttagtattTTAAATACGATCCTAATTATCACGTATTAAGTTCCTATATGATAAATTAAGTCTAACATTATTAGCATGCACAAAACGGACTATCTAAAAggttatgaaatatgaactatTATACTATAAATTTTTTAGTAGTGAATATTTCAATACCTAAAAGGAAAGGTTTTAAACGTTACATATCAGTGAATACTTCATTAATTTATtacttgaaattaaaaattccGACCACAAGCGAAAATCAATCTAGTAAAATGTATGAAAAAATCgttatttagttttgttgcAGTAACAGGGAGGCATGGACTGTATATCTCTCTCTTATAAAAGTTACCACAAAAAAATCATCAAGATATATCAACCACAACAAAATAGTTTGGGGTCTGGATAATGTTAGGTAATGTTTTTATAAGGCTAACCTTATATGTCAATAATTTCTCTCACTTAAAAATGAAGATGTCATATTCAAGCTTGCCACATCAAGGAGTTTGGTTGAAAGTGTAAAATTTATGAATCTGTCTAGTAGAAATCTATTTTcaaatgacaaattatattgtgttgTTCAAGTTTGGAGCAAGGTTGGAGAAttgattttagtaaacaagttttccaaTTTTCATTCTCCCACTCCTccaattcttttgtttttccaatccaattttatatttttctaatctaaacttgtttactaaaatcaaTTCTCCAACCTTGTTTTATTCttccatttttccatttttcattatagttggagaaagaaaaatTGGGAATTCTCCAATCggagaaatttaaaaagtatggGTAGACAATGGTTAATCGTGCTACGCATACCAGCTTCCTGCATATTTCTTTTTGCCGGCTAGCAGTTTCCTTCACACCACTTATCATGTTTCCCGCTTTGTGTCACTTGTAttactccataataataataataataataataataataataatgttgttgttgttgttgttaatattattattattacgtattttgttttgtaagcAAACTATAGattaaaatgattgaaatagttgtaatttatttagtaatatgcttttattaaattttgtttccttttacatatttagtattagtgcatacaaatttttatttaaaaattaaatttgtaaaatgaaatAAGAAAATTACAGGATGTTTAGTTGGGAGGGGGCAAttgggggggagggggggggggggattgtAATCcggtggaattacaattcaatgaataaagtaggaattgaaattacaatgtttggtatgcagaaataggagtacagatAATTGAAAGATAAGaaatgacaaaatgactaaaatgtccttatgttgtataataataataataataataataataattctttaataataataataataataataataataataataatgatgataataataataattctttcaattttctttttttaaacaaagtgtatgggaggaggggcaaaattgtctttacaccaacaaaattgtccctcctctccattgaattgcaattcatcatttggagggaattgcaattccctccaaccattGGTGGATCAATAGGGGCAACTGCCCCCACTCActccacccccaccccatatatagtgttcgatgtatatatgtatatatagtacagattttagatataagtatatgaaaacagaaaaatatatgaataatatcacaattgttacaaattatttatttataacaaaaaaatcaCATTAACAATATctcaaaaacataattaaacaaTACCCTAAAAAAATCCCCAAAATTGGAAATCAGTCTACCCACTGAAACCAGTGGGTAGACTGGTTTGCGAGAAACCAGTCCCTGGACTGGTTTTGCAAACTAGTCCCAGCCAGTCCCAGGGACTGGTTTGTGAGAAACCAGAAACCAATCCCAGGACTGGTTTTGCAAACCAGTCCGACGGATTGGTTGCAAAATCCCTCTCATTTTTGCTTAGAAATAGGTAAATGTGTTCAGATCTGAGAAAATAATACAtacaaattacaaggaaaaaaaaagagaaaaaagaaaaataccttGATGGAGGAAGATggtaagaagaagaagaacagcTGAGCCAAGAGAGCAAATGAAGACGATAGTGAGAAGCGGAGAGGAGTCCAGAGATATAGAGGAGCGAGATGTGAGAggctggaaaatgacttccccctaaaaatggggaagtcattttcttccAAATGGGGCTCATTTTTCATTAACCCAAGtgttattttcctttgaccatATTTTCATAGTCtctcccaaacaccaaaaatcCGGATTCCGGGtatccaaacacaccctaaggttgtgtttggaaacccgaaaaatgatttatgtTTTCCGGGTTTCTCATGTTTGGCTTCacttggaaaacccagtcaacgaaaaaaatgattttcgttGACTGAGGAAAATAGGCTCAAATtggcagaaaatgacttccgcccatgGAAAATATATTCACAGTCGGCCTTGACCTTGATTTCCGGTGGAAACCAGAGCAGTTCTCTGGTTTCCCGCGGAAACCAattgctctggtttccgccgggAAGCCAGAGCACTGCTCTAGTTTCCGTCGGAAACCAAAaggggagtttttttttttttttttttttttaattttatttatataaaaatattatttttgtattattataaatatttttatattttaaataaaagaataaaaatatataattatacattttctacttatttttcggaaaatgaaccaaacacgcaAAGACAATTTTCAGAGTACATCCAAATACaaaaaatgaactcatttttcagaaaataactcatttttcagaaaatattttccatagGTCTTTCCAAACACCCCATAGAACTAAAAACAAAGTAGAGGAAGTGTAGTTATTTCCAAGAGTATAGGTCGGGGTTGAGTTTTCCAAGATACAGGAGTCGATTGCAAATATACATAACGTGCACCTGTGCTGGCCACAAGACCGTAGTGGGCGTTCAACATTTGAgctcaagaatttcaaaaaagcGATACCTCTTCGTCTACAACAAAGCTGCCACAACCCAACGAACGAGGTGCTGTTAAATGCCGAAGTCATGACAACGACGTCGTCGAGGTCCCTGATTGCTCGGCTCGCACCGTTTTTCATCTCCCGGATCCGCCACAACCACAGGCTTTTGACTTCTGCGCCTTCCTCATCCTCCGCCCTTCCGGTTCAGCACCAACCCGAATTCACATCTCCAGATAATTCCGTTTTTATGACCGACAATTGCGTTCGGGTACActcaactctctctctctctctcgctctgggctaaatcttttttatttttaattatcgGATGAGTATGAGAGTATCGtttgattcttttttatttttaattatcagAAATTTATAGTATTTATGTTGCACTTTAATACCCTATAATTTAAAGGGTCTTGTGGAGTGTTTTTAATTGGGTATAATATATTGGAATTACTTGAAAAAGGGCCCTAATTAAGATATTTTACAGTACCCTATATTGTTTGGAACAGCCCTGTTAgggtatatatattaaatttaaaggtGTTATTTCCGAAAATTGTTTCATTTTATGGGATTTTACTAACTGCCCATGGTTTGGTAGTTTTGCAAACGCAAAAGGGCTACAAATTGGAGAATTATCTATGTTTGagggattttttttaatgaaaagtatgaagaaaagaatataatgtatattatgataaaattgtGTTCTTCTTTGAGCTTGAAGAATTCTTTGGACCTTTTGCTCCCCTATGATATAAGAGATGCTTATAGAGATTCTCAAGGATTGGTCTCTGAACTTTAGTATAAGGCCTAAGGGATTGAGTTTTGTTATTTGTGCCTTGGATGATAATGAAGATCTGCAATTCAGTGAGCTCAGGTAGAGGTACAAGCTCTGAGAAAAAGTTGAATACATTAAGATGAAAAACAGTGCCGAGCTTTTCTATTTTGGTTGCTGGGGTATCTTATAAATTTGTATTCCTATCAAGAAAAAACAGTACTTTGTAATTTGTTTGAAGGACAATTTCAGTTGTTCTTTCAGCTTCAATAATGTGCATGTTGTCTACTGAACATGCTAGTACTGTTTCTATTGTTAATTTGATGAATTTCAGTTTCAGTATCTTCCATCTTTATGCATTTTATGGTCTCTCATGAAGCATTGGTGTTTGGTTATAAATATCAGTGTctgaatttcatttttcattcaaaCTGCTGTTCCATTTGCCTAGCCTTTTTTCTAGTGAGACAGCGACCCCTTACACAAGATTTTGGGGAAAACCTTGCTTCTTAAACAGTTTGCATAATATAGTAATAGGTTTAAATTTGTTAACTTCAAGTTTCCCCCCTGACAGAGAATGAAGGAGCTGCAAGCTGGTGAATCCAATAAAAAGATGCTACGCTTAAGCATTGAAGCTGGTGGCTGCTCTGGATTTCAGTATGACTTTTCCCTTGATGATAAGGCCAATACTGATGATAGGTTTGTATGATTCTCACCATTAGGATAATAAAAAGTTGTTTTGCTACAAAACTGAACGATATTATTTCTCAATTTCTTTGAGGGTAACATTGTTCTTAATGGCCATAAGGCTACCTCATCAACATCCTTAATCGTAAGAGTATTGGTACCTTGCTCAGGTTATCCAACCCATCCCTAAAGCATAAAAAAATTCCTTtcctttatttttcattttatgcaTTATTTTGTCTTCTTCATTCCCTAACATGCACCTCTGTGCTTTTTTGCATTTTCTAGAATTTTCGAGCAAGATGGTGTTAAACTGGTGGTCGATAATATCTCATTTGACTTTGTCAAAGGTGCAACTGTTGATTATGTAGAGGAGCTGATCCGTTCTGCTTTTCAGGTCAGTAAGTTTTACTTTTCTGATGTGCACTGCTAGAATTATCCATTTTACTGTGCTGTCCTGATGATGGAAAGATACTCTGAAGAGTTATATGCATCACTATAGTTTATTCTACTTTCTATTCTTGGCTCCATTGGCTTGGCCATGATATGGTTGCAGTTGACAAGTATTCAGCAAAGACTTGACTACAACCTTTAGAAGGTTCATTCATTAAATTTCTCGACTAccatgatatttacatttaccagaTTAATTCCCTACCCTATAAGCCAGGCAGGCCCCTCTGATAATCTGACAGAACAGATGCATACATACAGATAGAAACATATGTTTTTAGTAtaggttattttatttttgacaaGTAGACAGAACATACATGTTTCTGTCTTTTGTCTTCCATATGAAATCCTTTGCCCCTAacttataaaaaattgatagtGTTTTCATAGCATAAGTATCTGTTACAGATTTCCGTGGGTGTTCTATGTTGTTTGAGTTAGAGTTGGGGAGGTACTGGTTGCTTATTTGGTTTTAGGCATGAAATTGGTGGTGATTATGGATTTTGGGGGCATTTGAGTCAGTGTGTAATTGGAGGATTATTTAGCTATATAGAATTATGAGAACACTTGTGGGCTACAACTTTTGGAAATTAAGCTCACCAATTATGACAATGCCTAGATATATGTTATGTAGTCATTTAAGAGATTGTTAAGGTGTTACTATTCGGAGGTACTTTATGAGCCAATAGATACTGTTCACAGATGTTCAGTGAAAGATCTGTAGACATGCTTATTTAGAAAGTTGTGTACTGTATGAATGTGGAGACTTGGAGACAAAGCAATAAAAAGAACACAAAATGATGCATTGACTGGAgtaatttaaaaatgtataatagCTTATTGGCTTCTTGTGCAAAGAGTAAACAATGCTGTATTTAGTTGATTGAAGACAAAGGGCTTTGCAGCACGTTTTGCATATCATGGAGTACGGCTCATGGTTATCAAGGCGTCGCCTAGTCGACACCTAGGTGTCCGGGCGGTCGAGAACGACCGCCTAATCTGCTCACCTCGCCTAAAACAAAATGACCGGCGAAGTCATCGGAAACCAccgcacgcgccggcgcgtgacgGCGGAGCGCTCGGAGATGGTGGCGCTTGAGCTCTCTGATGGCGACCGGACTCATTGCCGAGGCGTCGCCGCTGCTCCCTGAACCCAGCCCAAGCACTAACTTTTACTAAATAAGCTCCAATAACAGGTTAAAGGTTGAAAATATTCATATCTGGtctgatatttatatatatatatatatatatatatataggcatagAAAGAAGGGACTCTTGAGCTGTCCAATACAGTGCAAGTCTCAAGGAACTTTTGAGCTGCCCAATACAATACAAGTCCCAAGAATATTAATCtgacatttgatatttaatattaattggtttatatgggaatatatatatatatatatatatatatatatatatatatatatatatatatatgtatatatataactcgtCGCCTAGTCGACTAGGCGATCGACGGCATCTCGCCTAAAAAGTCCGCCTTGATAACCATGGTATGGCTGCCTGTTAATTTTGCATTGTACAGATACCACTATAAGGGGTGCTATCTGATCTTGGTTACTTTTGGATTCATAAGGTTTTGGTTCATTCCTCTGGATATTAAGGGCTTCTTGTTCAGCTGGTCACTTAACTATGCAATAATACTGTCCTGGATGCTAATTAGGGCTAAATTcttggtggaccatggtcttgTAGGTAAAGCACATTAACCACTCTCTTATAGTGGCAGTAGTATTTATTTTAGTAGATAACCAGAATTAACCCAATAATAAACCAGAATTCTACTGTTTCTTATAAAGGCTAGCAGTTTTCGTGTGCTATCCTTCATTTCCTGTACTTTCTTACTACCATGGCCAACCAATGCCTTGAAAAGagaaataaattttagtttgaGTAATAGTTTATTTTTGGGAATTTAGTAAGCTAGCAACAAATTGCAATTGATTACCAGAACATATATGAGAGCTAAGAATCTTCACTAATATATGTTGTTTCATACTCTGGTATGAGAGTATGGATTTTCAAAATTGGACTGAATTTAGAGAAGAAGGCCTGGATAGCTGATCTAGAGCCTAGAGGAGATGATCTAACTTGAACAATTTCTGAGTCACAAGAAAACTTTTTcagtatttgattctcaatttgtaattttacaaatttaatttatgaattgaatttCAAATGTCAATCATTTGGCATATTACTTTCTTTAAACTTCATAACTGGAGGATTCTTACATGGAGTCCTTGCGAGATTTTTTATGCTTAATTTCTTACCATCTTCTATTTCAAGTTATGGCCTTGTACTTACAAATTCGTATCTGGGGAATCTGGGCAAAAATTTCAgggattatattttttttgtttccatCACAGTTGCGTTAAATTTCTGAAGATAGTCTTATTCCCTTATCATCGGCAGGTATCTAATAATCCAAGTGCTGTGGGTGGCTGTGGTTGTAAAAGCTCCTTCATGGtgaaacaataatttgagaCCCTCTCTTATGTAGCACAGCTTTGTGCTCGTACACATTCAGCTTCAAAATAGGTCTGTTGTCGATTTggaataaaaatacaatttgatGTTGTCATACACACACTGTCCATGACAAGCAGTACAGCACTGCATACCGGAATCACATAGTTAACGAAAGGTGCTTCACTTAAAAAACTCGGTTATTGTGAATTTGTTATAGTGAAATCGCAAATTGATAGTCATGATAGTAGGTATTCGGTCAATGTTAACTCAAAAGGCAGCTAGATTCGTGATGACTCTTTATCGGCCTATAGGTTTACACTTGCATTTCTGCTTGGAAGAGGTTAGTTTTCTCCTGCTCTTGACAATTGATTGGGACATTCTGGGAAGAACACTTCACTTCTGATGATGGATTTTGTAAACACAACTTAGAATCAGTGTTTCATTTGTATGCCTTTCAGTTGTATTGCTCATCAGTCATCAATAAGGCTTTGTCATCTGCTTACTAAATAAACTTGATTTGAAATGCATTCAAGCAATtgagtaaattaccaaaatgacTTCTCAGACTATAGTACTATTACTACTTTAGCCTTCGAGTTTTAATTTTGTCCAATAATGTTTTTAGTTATCCACTTTAAGTCctcaaatcattttcaagaTTCACTTGGCTGTCCCCAACTTCTACACAAGTCAACAACAGAAAATGGTAGTCTGTTTACTTCTTTAAAAGTTGAAACATACCGTAACTTTATACCCAAAGCTAGTAACCTAGTATTAGTATAGGCTCATAGAACTAAGTTGGTTCAAACATTAGAATCAGAATTGTAATTGGAAGGTAATTGTAATGGATTTAAGTAGAATTTTCATTGTTTggtaataaataagaattaaaattaaaatgaatactttttttttgaaaaccaaaattaaaatgaataaataagtatataaaatatataatgcatatatatacacatacatatgtgtgtatatattaagTTTGACAAtgactgttttatttttttctcattttttattttattgttcaaAAATAGATAAGGGAACAGTAATGAGTTTTATGATATGATAGtaaaagtaaacaaacaaatatgttaatgggtatcaaatatgATAGTAGAGTACAAAACTTTCTAACCAAACACCACCTAATTATTCTCCACTAAGAGAGGTATTCTCTGTTAGGACTCCTACTATTATCTACTTCTATTACTAGTATAACTCTATAGTATGTATATAGTTCTCCTATGTAATCTTGTACGGTTGagatattcaatacacaaaacCTAATCTGGTATCACAACTAGTTTCTTTTCAATGGCGGTCTCGTCCGAGAGGACGGTTTCTGATATAGCCGCTCCTCCATTTCCGAATTCGTTATCTTCGGCTCACCATTTTGTCAGCATTAAGCTTACTACACGCAATTTTCTTTTCTGGCGGGCGCAACTTGTCCCGTTTCTTCATGGTCAGAATCTTATGGGCTACATTAATGGTTCCATCCCTTTCCCACCGGCGTTATTGCCTCCTGCGGCCGGTGAGGCTGCATCTGCTCCCTTGGTTAATCCGGCGTACGCACCATGGTTTCAGCAGGATCAAGCTATTTTGTCAATGATATTTCTTCTTTGTCTGAAGAGGTTATGCCCCTGGTGCTTGGCAAGACGACTTCCATGGCTGCTTGGCACGCGATGGAGTTGGCACTGGCGTCCACGTCGAGAGCTCGTGCGGTTCATCTCCTCGGCCAATTGCAAACTCTGCAGCAGGGTGACACCTCCGTCGCCACCTCCGTCGCCGATTATCTTGGTCGCGTGAAGGTCCTGCTCGAGGATTTGGTCTTCGCTGTCGTCCCGTAACTGCCGACGAGATGAACATATATGTGTTTCGTGGCCTTCGCTCGGAGTTTCGATCTTTCACTACTTCGTTGTCTTCCCGTCCAACGCCGGTGTCGCTGGAGGAGATGACTGATTTACTTGTAGCCCAAGAGTTTGCCCTTGCTACTGAGTATTCGTCGCCGGCTGGAGGTTTGGCGCCGGTGGCAAGATAGAAGTCTAGAATTAGAAAATCTCTATAACTAAGGTAATTGAGTCCAAATTTATATAGacttcaagttattgtattctatggcaaaagtgaaaatataattaattaaaaaaaaactttgtcaaaaaaaaaaaactgtctaAAACTTTGGGGGCCCTGAGCGCTGGCCAGACATGGCCCAGGTCGGCCGTGCACATATGTCCCTTAGGACTTAAAACACGCATCCTTCCCATAATCAAAAGTTTTTTCTGAAAAACACGTACAATAATTGTTCCTAAGCAAATTTTTCCTTATTGATGCATGCAACTCTTCCTTTCTTCAAGTACTATGTGGAAGAAAACTGGGCAAGTAGACATCATTTAGTTAAAGGGCTAAAATCCTCTTGTCCTTCCTTTGACACTTCTTATGCACAATTGTTTGGACCATTAACTTCATCACCTTGATGCTTCGTAAAATTTTACAAATACGTTATTTTGAATTCGttagtatttatataaaaatgtatagaaaaaaCATAAAGTTCCCAATATAGTCTTACCATATCTGAGTCATCCTCTCTATCTTCTTCAATCATTTGGGACAAAAGGTCCTTTTCCTGATCAACATCCCATGCAGCACAGTAGGGAGAAATGATATTTCATCATTTAACACTCGCATAACATTAAAAGCGGATGTCTGGTTTTGTTTATTGTCCTTCCTGATTGAAATCTTAAAGACCATTTTTCATGGGAAGAATATCACTTTCCAAATggtaaataaaaaaaggaattagTAACTAAATTTCTGTAgtacaaaataagaaaaacaaaaataatcctAACCTACTTGTAATTTGACATCAAGGCAATAGTTGACATCCCAACCAACTGTGAAACTTCCCTGTCCCACAGTAGGAAAGGAGTATCACCTGTTGTATCAAGCACCCTCACTTGATTGAATATACATTACCTTCGACCAAAACAACACAATACTTTTCAACATCCACCTTGGGGATGTTTGGATGTATGTATGTACCCTATAGAATAGCAGAACAGtttgacatgttatttataagTTTTTAGTTGAATCTTGCAAAAAAGAATGCAGAAATAATACATTTGAGGATGTTAttccatttgttggtttgtaaagtgatatcatacattccaatgtcattatcaaacactattgattgaacccaagttccttgcatttagatatagcatttacaatgatgttggtggggAATGAGagcatctatatctatatctatatatatataataactagtttttcttatgcgctatgcgcaaaaaataggtgctcaatattagtattttatattaaaattttaaatttatttaaattttaaatagtaaataataataataataataaatatttttataaattggatatttatattttaaaaaataactaacatataactctaatatttaatgtgtatattttagttttcaaaaaaaaaatgtgtatattttattattattattattgaagaagataagaaaatatatggtggatgcatgtgcatagtaacaatagtggaaaagataacggaagttataacggtaggggtatatttgtccaaaatattatgcagtacaacttttatagcataatgtacaaaaaaaaacttaacgaaaaAAACGTACATAAATGAgtggtataaccttcattcacatttattatgtttttagataatagaagtgcctagcAAAAGTTTTCTCCCCAAAActggagggcattttagtaacaacataatggatattgtttatttatttattattttattaattttagtaattatccatatttattaataatgtaatgtcattatccatatttagtaataatgtaatgtcattatccatatttattaatattattaattggtgattgctgatatataatttgtgatatatctaatatggtaatattgttaatatttatttatttatttattattttattaattttacacTACAAAAAACACCGAAATAACGACGGATTTTGCGACGGATTCATTCCGTTGCTAAGTTAACGACgatatagcgacggatttattttttttttcaaaaaattagaaTTTAGCGACTGCCTGACAATGGTAAGTTGCGACGGAAAACGGTGGTCGTTCAATCTGTAGCTAATTTTAGTGGTAAATTATCGCGCTTAAAATTGAGACGgcttagcgacggatttttggCGGGttgattaaatattttttttagctaCAGAAACGTGACGGAAAGATATCCGTCGTTAAAGattaaaacatattttttattgtttttacaAAATAGTGACGAAAAAGGTATCCGTAGCTATATAGCAAC
It includes:
- the LOC116031403 gene encoding iron-sulfur assembly protein IscA-like 2, mitochondrial, whose product is MTTTSSRSLIARLAPFFISRIRHNHRLLTSAPSSSSALPVQHQPEFTSPDNSVFMTDNCVRRMKELQAGESNKKMLRLSIEAGGCSGFQYDFSLDDKANTDDRIFEQDGVKLVVDNISFDFVKGATVDYVEELIRSAFQVSNNPSAVGGCGCKSSFMVKQ